One window of Methanogenium organophilum genomic DNA carries:
- a CDS encoding ABC transporter ATP-binding protein — translation MIEARKLVKDYGTFRALDEVSFSFEDPGIFGIIGHNGAGKTTLLKCMAGLIRPTAGDLVIEGIDVRRDPARLKETLGYLPEESRLYETMTVENYLRFFGEIYGIPADECRLRSEELLTSLKLDSGGKRIGELSKGMRRKVAIARSLLHKPSLLIYDEPTSGLDPMTSRYIIDYLAHLRDRCRKTILLSAHNLYQVEKICDQVLILRQGKVAAFGTMDELREDFGSLSYQIRFVAADVRTLPPSLTFKEEGGEYVAVAESMDDLNLVTAAVASAGGTVRRIESRYLSLEEMLLMIGK, via the coding sequence ATGATTGAGGCACGGAAACTGGTAAAGGATTACGGCACATTCCGGGCACTGGATGAGGTGAGTTTCTCCTTTGAGGACCCTGGTATATTCGGGATCATCGGACACAATGGCGCCGGGAAGACAACACTTCTGAAGTGTATGGCGGGTCTGATTCGGCCGACCGCGGGTGACCTTGTTATTGAAGGCATTGATGTGCGGCGTGACCCGGCACGCCTGAAGGAGACGTTGGGGTACCTCCCGGAGGAGTCCCGCCTCTATGAGACAATGACGGTTGAGAATTATCTTCGCTTCTTTGGAGAGATATATGGGATCCCTGCGGACGAGTGCCGCCTGCGAAGTGAGGAGCTGCTCACCTCACTTAAGCTGGATTCAGGGGGGAAACGTATCGGTGAACTCTCCAAAGGGATGAGGCGCAAGGTAGCGATTGCCCGTTCGCTTTTGCATAAACCCTCCCTTCTTATCTATGACGAACCGACATCCGGCCTTGACCCGATGACCTCGCGCTACATCATCGACTACCTCGCGCACCTGCGTGACAGATGCCGGAAAACCATTCTTCTGTCCGCCCATAATCTCTATCAGGTGGAGAAGATCTGTGATCAGGTACTCATCCTGCGGCAGGGAAAGGTCGCCGCTTTTGGGACGATGGACGAGCTCAGAGAGGATTTTGGATCCCTTTCCTATCAGATACGTTTTGTCGCAGCAGATGTTCGTACCCTGCCGCCATCGCTCACCTTTAAAGAGGAAGGGGGGGAGTATGTGGCGGTTGCAGAGAGTATGGATGACCTCAATCTGGTGACTGCCGCGGTGGCCTCTGCCGGCGGTACTGTCCGGCGCATCGAATCGCGCTACCTCAGTCTTGAGGAGATGCTTCTCATGATTGGGAAGTGA
- a CDS encoding ABC transporter permease family protein: MLSALRQILTISRWEVRRSATTMPREILPVAVVLFILLIIVTGYTQESGIHLQDRMYTAGVDSGETGAIILGDPRFTVYLTTAGETDLTIVPPYVSSANTDRGESALKAFQTDYTRYVTAQYNREDDLFAAYPLWIDIQYVKSELDFTATEAGRGIAGAPNPYQNPVPERPVRAVPEPSADVGYTKEELRAELVTSEGEDSTVARYTDVVAGEGALGDFKTPSQLTPPLPFDAIVLVFVFIFPLYFTSQFYMMSIMNERIERKGEILLSSPLHPSAIVIGKMLPYLVVMITVTTVLSLTTGETAVVLAAVFPIILFFLAAALFIGMASRSFKELSFISIFFSTVATSYLFFPSIFANIHVISLISPLTLIIYGIEGTPFTLADYFYSTFLFWVTAAILFAVCVINFNEERLFTLHPLRAKVREYIGSAVSEKHPFASLFGITIFSIPFVLMAQLMLLVLLFNLPMPLSLVILIFTAAFIEELAKSVGIYAIAVEQPAFLTWKNVIAASLAVMAGFFFGEKLLLFATLAQISESVFGAALFTSLQVLWLPLTLHFTGAFITVSLIKIFGQRAYPFALIIASFVHGTYNLFFITGGF, from the coding sequence ATGCTGTCAGCGCTACGTCAGATACTGACAATCAGCAGATGGGAGGTGCGGCGGTCTGCGACCACCATGCCACGTGAGATCCTCCCCGTAGCGGTAGTGCTGTTTATCCTTCTCATCATAGTGACCGGCTACACACAGGAAAGTGGGATTCACCTGCAGGATCGGATGTATACAGCAGGTGTTGATTCAGGAGAAACGGGGGCCATCATCCTCGGCGATCCTCGCTTCACCGTCTACCTCACGACAGCAGGAGAGACAGACCTGACCATAGTCCCCCCGTATGTCAGTTCTGCGAATACAGACCGGGGGGAGTCCGCCCTCAAGGCCTTCCAGACAGACTATACACGCTACGTTACGGCACAATATAACCGTGAAGACGACCTCTTTGCCGCGTATCCCCTCTGGATAGATATCCAATATGTAAAGAGCGAACTTGATTTCACGGCGACAGAGGCGGGCAGAGGTATCGCAGGAGCCCCGAACCCATATCAAAATCCGGTTCCGGAGCGGCCAGTACGGGCAGTTCCCGAACCATCCGCTGACGTCGGCTACACCAAAGAAGAACTTCGGGCCGAACTGGTTACTTCTGAAGGCGAAGACAGCACGGTTGCACGCTACACCGACGTCGTTGCAGGGGAGGGCGCACTAGGCGACTTCAAAACGCCGTCCCAACTCACCCCCCCACTCCCTTTTGACGCCATTGTACTGGTCTTTGTCTTCATCTTCCCCCTCTACTTCACGTCCCAGTTCTATATGATGTCCATCATGAACGAACGCATTGAGCGCAAGGGAGAGATCCTCCTGTCAAGCCCGCTTCACCCGTCGGCAATTGTCATCGGGAAGATGCTTCCTTACCTTGTGGTGATGATCACGGTCACGACCGTCCTCTCCCTTACAACAGGCGAGACAGCAGTTGTCCTTGCGGCGGTCTTCCCGATCATTCTCTTCTTCCTTGCGGCAGCCCTCTTCATCGGCATGGCCTCACGGAGCTTTAAGGAGCTCTCGTTTATCTCGATCTTCTTCTCAACTGTTGCGACGTCGTACCTCTTCTTCCCCAGCATCTTTGCCAATATCCATGTGATCTCACTCATCTCCCCCCTCACCCTCATCATCTATGGGATTGAAGGCACTCCCTTCACCCTCGCTGATTACTTCTATTCCACCTTCCTCTTCTGGGTTACCGCAGCAATTCTCTTTGCCGTATGCGTCATCAACTTCAACGAAGAACGCCTCTTTACCCTCCATCCCCTGCGGGCAAAGGTGCGGGAGTACATCGGGAGTGCGGTCTCTGAGAAGCATCCGTTTGCTTCACTCTTCGGGATCACCATCTTCTCCATCCCCTTTGTCCTGATGGCACAGCTGATGCTTCTTGTCCTGCTCTTCAACCTCCCGATGCCGCTTTCCCTCGTAATCCTGATCTTCACCGCGGCATTCATTGAGGAATTGGCAAAGTCAGTCGGCATCTACGCAATAGCTGTGGAACAACCGGCATTTCTTACATGGAAAAATGTCATCGCAGCATCTCTTGCGGTGATGGCCGGGTTCTTTTTCGGCGAGAAGCTTCTCCTCTTTGCAACACTCGCCCAGATCTCAGAATCAGTCTTCGGCGCCGCCCTTTTCACCAGCCTACAGGTGCTCTGGCTGCCCCTGACCCTCCACTTCACCGGCGCCTTCATCACGGTTTCACTCATCAAAATCTTCGGGCAGAGGGCCTATCCGTTCGCACTTATCATCGCATCCTTCGTCCATGGGACATACAATCTGTTCTTTATCACCGGAGGTTTCTGA
- a CDS encoding ABC transporter permease, whose translation MNLQHIFIIAKKELRAINSEKTIILAILLQLFIAMFSSFLIVGLAAMYDPDSLSAYSHQKYPVAYTGSPSPLADLLRESKDFVVYDMDLATAVTALEERKLSAVVWVPDTSPDADEPVKITLYTIKNDIQSSVVNSKLRDVFVTYENTLRGIRADRISSDPIVIELPPEVPGTNFYEFVYGLLIPLLIFMPAIISAALIIDMITEEFQHDTIETLISTPVTFTEMIWGKVAACFVIVPVQAFVWIALMIINGIHVAGVVPILLHVSVASLLMILLSTFVALHYRERTSAQFIFSTALVVVLLGVLALPVNPANLIVLLSIGAVGSEHWAALAVMVGVLVFGIAALTRYAQRVEKTALQ comes from the coding sequence ATGAACCTGCAGCATATATTTATCATCGCAAAAAAGGAGCTCCGGGCAATAAATTCCGAAAAAACGATTATTCTCGCAATACTCCTGCAACTCTTCATTGCGATGTTCTCATCGTTTCTCATCGTCGGCCTCGCGGCCATGTATGACCCCGACTCCCTCTCAGCGTATTCGCACCAAAAGTATCCGGTTGCCTACACCGGGTCGCCCTCGCCTCTTGCAGACCTGCTGCGGGAGAGCAAAGACTTTGTCGTCTATGATATGGACCTTGCAACAGCGGTCACCGCCCTTGAAGAGCGCAAACTCAGTGCGGTGGTCTGGGTGCCGGATACGTCCCCTGACGCCGATGAGCCGGTGAAGATAACCCTCTATACCATTAAAAATGACATCCAGTCATCGGTTGTGAACAGTAAACTCAGAGACGTCTTTGTCACCTATGAGAACACCCTGCGGGGCATCCGGGCCGACCGCATATCATCTGATCCCATTGTGATCGAACTCCCCCCGGAGGTGCCGGGAACAAACTTCTATGAGTTTGTCTACGGTCTTCTCATTCCTCTTCTCATCTTTATGCCCGCGATTATCTCAGCAGCGCTGATCATCGATATGATCACCGAGGAATTCCAGCATGACACCATCGAGACGCTCATTTCAACACCAGTCACCTTCACCGAGATGATATGGGGGAAAGTGGCCGCATGTTTTGTCATTGTACCGGTGCAGGCCTTCGTCTGGATCGCTCTGATGATAATAAACGGCATCCATGTGGCTGGCGTTGTACCGATTCTCCTCCACGTGAGCGTGGCATCGCTTCTCATGATCCTCCTCTCCACCTTTGTCGCACTCCACTACCGGGAACGTACAAGCGCACAGTTCATCTTCTCCACTGCCCTTGTAGTGGTGCTCCTCGGCGTTCTTGCCCTGCCGGTCAACCCGGCAAACCTGATTGTTCTTCTCTCCATTGGAGCTGTCGGAAGTGAACACTGGGCAGCCCTCGCAGTGATGGTGGGAGTCCTGGTGTTTGGCATAGCCGCACTCACCCGGTATGCACAGCGCGTCGAGAAGACCGCCCTTCAATAA
- a CDS encoding PEGA domain-containing protein codes for MKWVAPLLIFCTLAAGAVFPAGAATPEQPIAGIAHYDIYTNVDAADIYFDGVYMGRTAAGYLQLTVETPSPYTRAMASRAGYNNAYANLPTASPGGIYSISLILTSIAPSYGTLSVTSSPTGASVYIDNVYKGLTPQQVSLIHNQYTLRLEHSGYNRYTQQIWVYGGQTTTVNAALVPSTTYGTISVSSSPSLANIYLDGSFRGTTTQTISGLNAGSYFVELTKPGYQDWTGSVRVYPGQVTSVFQTLVPVQSPTTGALSVTSNPSYAAVYLDGGYQGQTAPGTPLVISAVTAGSHTVTVRLSGYKDSVSTVTVNSGQTTTVSAELIPSGGGSGTLSVTSSPAGADVYVNNVRAGITPVTSDEMTPGTYTVAIRLAGYTEWSAETEVTAGSTSYVSASLTPLPAQSPPSLFLPAGVLIALGGFFLCRRKEREY; via the coding sequence ATGAAATGGGTCGCACCTCTTCTTATATTCTGCACGCTTGCTGCAGGGGCTGTCTTCCCGGCAGGGGCAGCAACGCCGGAACAGCCAATCGCAGGAATTGCCCACTATGATATCTATACCAATGTGGATGCAGCTGACATCTACTTTGATGGTGTATACATGGGCAGAACAGCAGCCGGGTATCTCCAGTTGACAGTTGAAACACCTTCTCCATATACCCGGGCAATGGCATCCCGCGCAGGATATAACAATGCCTACGCAAATCTCCCGACGGCATCACCAGGCGGCATATACTCGATAAGCCTCATTTTGACATCAATCGCACCGTCCTACGGCACCCTCTCTGTCACCTCATCCCCAACAGGGGCTTCGGTCTATATTGACAATGTCTACAAGGGTCTCACACCACAGCAGGTAAGCCTCATCCACAACCAGTACACCCTCCGGCTGGAACACAGCGGATACAACAGATATACCCAGCAGATTTGGGTGTATGGCGGGCAGACAACAACAGTGAATGCAGCCCTTGTTCCATCCACCACATATGGCACCATTTCGGTTTCCAGCTCACCATCACTGGCCAATATCTATCTGGACGGTAGTTTCCGCGGCACGACCACCCAGACCATCAGCGGGCTTAATGCAGGGTCATACTTTGTCGAACTCACAAAACCCGGATATCAGGACTGGACCGGGTCAGTACGGGTGTACCCGGGACAGGTCACCTCAGTCTTCCAGACACTGGTACCGGTGCAGTCACCGACCACCGGTGCCCTTTCGGTCACATCAAACCCGTCCTATGCTGCTGTCTATCTGGACGGAGGCTATCAGGGACAGACAGCACCCGGCACACCTCTTGTGATCAGTGCAGTCACTGCCGGTAGCCATACCGTCACCGTACGTCTCTCCGGATATAAGGATTCGGTCTCTACCGTGACCGTCAACTCCGGACAGACCACCACAGTGAGCGCCGAACTTATCCCTTCCGGAGGAGGATCTGGCACCCTCTCTGTTACATCCTCACCAGCGGGAGCGGATGTGTACGTCAATAATGTCCGGGCAGGCATCACCCCCGTTACCTCAGACGAGATGACGCCGGGTACCTATACCGTGGCCATCCGTCTGGCCGGATACACGGAATGGTCAGCAGAGACTGAAGTGACAGCAGGCTCAACCTCGTATGTTTCAGCAAGTCTTACCCCTCTTCCTGCACAGTCACCCCCGTCACTTTTCCTGCCCGCCGGCGTGCTCATCGCACTGGGCGGATTCTTTCTGTGTCGCCGAAAGGAGAGGGAATACTGA
- a CDS encoding PEGA domain-containing protein has protein sequence MSMLIFTAIAVPAVVAADTTIGTTIGGEQGWYDIYTNVDGCSIYFDGEYKGTTTGGMLSVGVYSTAAPYKTVTAEKSGYTSASQSLPVTPGAGEHQSVYLTLNPVTPTTGNLKISSSPSGAAVYVNSVYYGTTPHTVYNLPAGNNDLRLTYSGYKDYRDTVQIVAGQTQSTYAALTAEVTYGTLSVSSTPSNANIYLDGSYRGTAPRTIGGLSQGAHTLEVTMPGYQEWTNTINIHSNQVTYVTATLTADPQSTTGSISVTSNPSYASVYIDGVYYGTTNPGNALLANNIAAGSHTVKVTLSGYDDSVSTVTVNSGQTTTVSANLAGGATGNGAMDISSSPTGATVYLNNVNKGITPVTLSDLTPGGYTVTLELSGYTTWSEVVTVNSGATSTVSANLAPTTTATQSPAPLLPVIGALGACALILAARRQE, from the coding sequence ATGAGCATGCTGATATTCACTGCTATTGCAGTCCCTGCTGTAGTGGCTGCCGACACCACCATAGGCACTACCATAGGTGGTGAACAGGGCTGGTATGACATCTACACCAATGTGGATGGTTGTTCCATCTACTTTGACGGAGAATACAAGGGAACGACCACAGGAGGAATGCTGAGTGTCGGAGTCTATTCTACTGCAGCACCGTACAAAACGGTGACTGCAGAAAAGTCAGGCTACACGTCTGCATCCCAGTCTTTACCTGTAACCCCCGGAGCGGGAGAACACCAGTCTGTCTACCTGACCTTAAACCCAGTGACGCCAACCACCGGAAACCTCAAGATCAGCTCTTCACCATCCGGTGCAGCGGTCTATGTGAACAGTGTATATTATGGCACAACCCCACATACCGTCTACAACCTCCCTGCCGGAAATAATGACCTGAGGCTCACCTATTCCGGATACAAGGACTACCGGGACACAGTCCAGATCGTCGCCGGCCAGACACAGAGCACCTATGCAGCCCTTACCGCAGAAGTGACCTATGGTACCCTCTCTGTGTCATCCACCCCGTCCAATGCAAACATCTACCTGGACGGATCATACCGTGGCACTGCCCCCCGAACCATCGGCGGCCTCTCCCAGGGTGCACACACCCTTGAAGTCACCATGCCGGGATACCAGGAATGGACAAACACCATCAATATCCATTCAAATCAGGTGACCTATGTGACGGCAACACTCACTGCAGACCCCCAGAGCACGACCGGGTCCATCTCTGTCACCTCAAACCCGTCGTATGCCTCCGTCTACATTGACGGCGTCTACTACGGCACCACCAACCCCGGCAATGCCCTCCTTGCAAACAACATTGCAGCAGGCAGCCACACCGTAAAAGTCACCCTGTCCGGGTACGATGACTCTGTTTCAACGGTGACCGTCAACTCCGGACAGACCACTACTGTCAGTGCAAACCTTGCCGGTGGCGCGACCGGTAACGGGGCAATGGACATTTCATCGTCACCCACCGGTGCCACAGTCTACCTGAACAATGTGAACAAGGGTATTACTCCTGTCACCCTGAGTGATCTGACACCGGGCGGATACACCGTCACCCTCGAACTCTCCGGGTACACCACCTGGTCTGAAGTCGTCACGGTGAACTCCGGCGCGACATCCACAGTATCGGCAAACCTTGCCCCGACTACCACTGCGACCCAGAGTCCGGCACCCCTGCTTCCGGTAATCGGTGCTCTTGGTGCCTGTGCACTCATTCTTGCCGCCCGCCGGCAGGAATAA